The Rutidosis leptorrhynchoides isolate AG116_Rl617_1_P2 unplaced genomic scaffold, CSIRO_AGI_Rlap_v1 contig437, whole genome shotgun sequence genome includes the window AGCCTACCAAGGCGAGAGaaaaaacaaaaaaagaaaaagaaaaaagaagacACTGGTATCTACCAAAGCTGTTTATACCATGCCACGTGAGTATTTACGCTAACTGAATTTGAGGATATGTTAATGATCTCGGATACCACATCCATAGCATTCCTCCTCTGAGACAGATTTCCAGAAGCAAGGTGATTTATAACTTCTTTTAGGCAGTGATCATTAGGGCTCCTGCAGAAACATTTGTGGAAATCAAGACTAATCCAAGTACAAACCGAAAAAAGTTACAACTTTGAAAGCTGAAAAGAACTAGAAAATACACTAAGCAGTATTCTGCAATGAGCATAACAACAGCTCTCGCTGCTCCATCCCGTTCATCCAGGAAGTGAAGCAACAAGGGTACCACAGCATCCATCTGAGTAGTGTCAGGGAGACAGCTTCCACTTAAATAACCTGGCCCAAAAATGACCGTCTTCAATATGCAAATTACCCCCTCTATCACATCTTCATTGTGGCAGTGAAGCTTCCAAAAATTGCAGGAAAAAAAAAGTGAGTATGACTGCTATGACACTAGACTACAAACAACTTTCTGAAGGATACACATCATTTCCCAGTGTCAGAGACTACATGGAATGATGGAATCATGATACTTAATACACAGAAATAACAATGAATAATAACAGCATCCCATCCCAACCACACACAGTCACAGTAAACAAGGTGCCATGAGATATTAGGGGATCATAACAGATTAGAGTTTTTAACGGAATTAGTGTCGTGATTTTTACTCAAAAAAATTAACAAAGAATAGGCTGGTGAACATGCATTCTTGCATAGAAGAGCTGTCAAAGCTTTCGAGAAATTTGAATAGTAGTTTTCTTAACTTGTTTTGTACCAATACTAGCAAGAACAAGACAAATCAAGTATCTGAACTATACCTTCTTTTTAAGAAATGATCATTGATGTCGTCATACAAAttactaaatacatataaatatcacTTCAAGGAGGTTGAAAGTAAGCACAAGTACCTGTGATAATAACACACGTGAAATTTGTATCCCAAATTCTGATACTGTGCTTCCAAATTTATTTCCGTGAAAACGCCCCAACAGAAGGCATAGGCAAGTCAAGAAGAATTTCCTGGTTTCTACAGCACTGTCATTATCCTCCTCATTGTTGTCCGTATAATActgcattttattttttattttggaaTGCAAGACTTTAGTGATTCGCTCTTACTATAAACAATGCATGTAAAAAATCTAGTTTTTTCACCTTATTAGTTAGACTACAAGAAAAAAATGTGCTTTCATAACGCTTCATGCCATCTTTATATTATCACAACTAATATCAAAATGAATAAAATTGGACCTGTAGGCCTGATAGATATTGATCCAACAAATCTTTGGTACGCTGTAAGAAGCTGCGATCATCCAAGTGCAAAAGGGTGCTGTAGTGCTTCCAACAAGAACTAAGCAGTAGCGGTCCAGCCTTGACATTTTCTGAACCTGCCATTTATGTTGCAGACACATGTATCATGATGCATCAAAAAGTTAGAAGCGATAAACATGTTATGGAAGTGAAGGATGCAACAGATACGAGTTAAAAACAAGAGTAAAGACCTTTTATCTCATGCAACCACTTCAGCAATCGTTCCAATCCTTTAGCATGTAAATGCCGACTTTTTCTGCTCCACTAAAAGCATAgggaaaaaaaaaacaaatcaaGTTTCTACAACAAAAATTCTAATATCCAAGCAAGCGAGCAAGAAACAAAACCCATACAACATGTTCTCTTTCGCCGATCTCTACCAGAATTTAAAATATTGTCGTATAGCACAAAATCAGAGTCAAGATTGAAAAGAAAGCAAAAAAACGTACAGCGAGGAGCTTTTCTGCAAGAATTATAAGCTCGGCTAGCTGGTCCCAAAGTATATCTTTCATTTCCAGGTCTGAAATCTCAAAAGATCTACATGTTTGTATTGAATATTTGTTACCAATATCAACAGCTTTTTGTCTGATGACATGACTCGCTAAATGGGAATTTGATGACTGTGCCCTGCTGCTTGAAACCCCAGATTTTTTTGCCAGTGCTTCAGTGAGAGCTAAAAGGCAATCGGCAGCAGAGACAGAAAGGCGGGACGGCAACTCAAATCCGTGCTGCAAAGTGCTACACAACAGATGATCAGATACAAGGAAACAAACCAGAACAAAAATGAATAAAGATACGTCTTAGAGAAATAAACATGAAATCTCCATCCATGAGAAACTATGTCATTATAACAACCTTGGTCAACCTCAAAATTCTCTACATACATAAATTTCTTCTACACAAGTACTATGCAGTGAGGAAAAAGGCTGAGTGTAGACTATGATAATAGATATGTAACAAATGCATATCAGGTACATGTAACAACGAACAAATTCCATTGATTTGCATTGATGAAAAACATCAACCAGAAAGACTTCTACCTTCCTTTACAGACAATATGTGAGAGCTGTGGAATTGATGAAGAAAGTATCTTCAGCAATGCACAATGATTCTCCCTTATTCCTGCCATAGAAAAGAATAGTTTGTTAATCTTCACTTCAGTGGCATAATGCCCTGAAAAAAAATAGGTACACGCATACAACTACGAGTAAACTATAGCAAGCAGAATTTCTATTAACTACACAGTTAACAGAAACACATGTAATGAAACTAAATCCAGATACAGTGAAAACTGAGTTTACCGTTCAGTAATGTTTGATCTGCTTGACTCTCATACTCCACTAGACTACGCACAAGAGTACACCAACCAAAAGCAATATAATGATCATCTTTTCTGGAGATGATATTGGCAAGATTTGTGGCGAGTGCTTTGAAAAGAATCTCGTCTAGAAAGAGCCAGTTCAAAACTATAACAACTTGACAGTGATGTTTTGAATCCTTGGACCTCAGTGACTGCGAAACACAATTTCAAATCAAAAACGAAAATATTAAAGAAACTGTACACTTCTAAGACAGATGAGAGGCATTCATAATGAATTTGATTCCAGCAGACTTGCGAGATGCAACAACATATGCCGAACGAAAAACAAATAAGATCCTGGCTTATCTAATTCATTCCAGGAATGTTTTTAGCTTAGTCTAATTGATTAACTATATAATTAAAGCAGCACCTCAGCTTAAACTTTGCTTCAAGTATAAAAAACGCTCATAATGAACTTATAATAACAGTACAATTACATGTTCGATCATCGGAACTAGAATCTGATCGAGGACTTCGTTCCTGTCAGCAGCATCTCTAACATACTTATGAAGAAACCAAAGCGACTCCTCAACAGAATCTGCTCAATAACCATTTCATCACACAACCAGAAGACAAATATATATTACCATAATATCAATTCCAATGGATGCTATATAATACAACAATTTCAGTAGACGAACGAACCGAGAGATGACATTTTGGAGTCAGGCGAGAGTCGAGAAATAGATTGCTGGAGCTTTTTGGAGCGAGAAGAAAGCAGAGTAGCCATTACTCGACCGATTGTGAGCGATAACATTGACTGTGAGCTTGAAATTGAATCCGGTTGTTCTTCTGATTTCCATATTAATGGCTGGTTTTGAACTTCTCCTGCTTCCAATTCCAATAGTTTATTTTTTTGCATTTGATCGGTGCTTGACTCGTTGAACTAAGAGGATTACAGTGGAAATTTGCAGAACTTTTCGTCTCCTTTGTTAAGTTGTGTAGACTGTAGTTTTTGTTTTGGAATGGAGACTCTCGATTCGACTCTGGCTTCTCGTAAGGAACAAGGAACGGTCCAGTTCGGTTCAGGTTTGATTGGATTAATTAAATGTAAGTAATTTCGATTCAATTTCATTTAAATATGgaaatgattatagcttgattttttACCAATCGACAAAGGTACCCAAATTCCTTATTGATTTCGCATGTTGTTCGATTTCCACGAGAGTCGTATGATTTTATTTTTATGTAAACACGAGCTTCTTATTACTTAGTCAGATCGGCAACGGAAGGTAAAGAAGGGAGCAAATTGTAACTTCCATTTATTCTAAGGTTTGCAAGTGAATGGATAAATCGATGATTGTTTCTTATTGTACAAAAATGCTAGATAAATAGTCTTGAGATGAATGTTTTATCGTGATAATAACTCGACAAGATTAAAAACAAGGGTCAATACTATTGATTGAGTTGATGACAATCAATGCATCCTATTCTATATTGACCTCTCGTAGGTCGTAGCCGAGTGAATGAGCAAGAGAAATACCTTGAAGAATAGTGTGGCCCAGGCAAGGGCTATGTTCGGAGTTCCACCAATGTAGGAGGAGGATTGGCAAGAAAGGATTCGTGCTTGATGATCTCTGGCAACCGATCTAAGTCCCCATTTGTCTAGATGCAGAAGGTTAGTGGCATCGCATTTGATCTTGATTGAATATATTAACTCACAATTATTCATTTTCAATATATTTTAGCCACAAAGCATGGCAAATTAAAAAAGAGCTAAAATATCACGCTCTTTACTAGTACTATATTACCATCCAAAATTATCGAGTTTTTTTATGTAATTTTATATAAAAAGAAAGGACAAGTATTTTTAGACGGAAATAATATTTTCTTTCGCAGAATTTTCAAACTCCTATTTGGTTTTCCCACGGCTAGGATGAGGGGTGAGTGATGCTCTTAATGATTGTTTTCTTCCCATTTTCACGATGTGAACCGTCCTTAAGTTTTGATAAAAATAGAACGAGTGTTGAATTACTTGTGTCACATTATTGAAATGTGTCACATCAAAATTGATTTCCTAACCAATTCCATTTAAAATCATTTGTGATTTAGCTATATTTGTGATTCTTAATAAATGTGCCACTGTAACATGACCTAAAAATACATGCACCTAATTTAACAACTACACCGATCATCATCCCACTCAAAAACAAGTACAGTAGTACTATCATTGAATTTTATTATGTCAAGACCCGAACCCGAGGCAACAACATTTTCAAAAGTGATGCTAATGACAAGGAAATCCCACCAAACACGACCAAAATTAGATCAACAAAATTTATCTATAGGGAATTCTTCTTTCCTCGACACATTGTTTTGCCTACAAACCAGTAAGAAGTTGAAATAATATGGGTGTATTAGTTTGATATTCGGAACATGCTCCGTTTTGTTCCGAACACCATGAAAACGCAAAAACACACCATTTTAAAATGTAGTAGTATTTTCAAGACACAAGACGAACACATACCTTGGTCAAAATTAGTCATGAATTGTTGTTCGTCCAATTAGAGTGGAGTTTGATGTACCTTTTAAAAGTTTTCGAGATGATTTTCTCGAGATCCAAAATGCTACATTTTCTTTTTACTGTTAACGACGAGAGGAAACAGAACAAAACGAAAACGGTGATGATCACAAAGGAGATTTTTTTATTCAAGGCCACACCATCACCATCTGTTGTCTCATTGGTAAAGTGAGACCAATTTGGCCACCAATTTTGATTTTAGTTCTAGCCTAAACACGCAATTAAAAAATTTACAAGTCATAATCCCAAAATTTAACATCAAATAGTAGCATTTGAttcagaaaaatatatatatatatatatatatattttccaacTCATAGCCAACAAACTTTCCGATGTCGTCAGGCTCCAAGCCCCATCGAGATGAAACGGGAGAGGGTAGTCGATAAGTAGATGGCAAGAGACAAAATTAGCTAATATTAATCGCATGAATAAAAACTACTATCCAAAAAACAAACAAAATCTCATCAGATGAACCCAGAAAGACTGAAAGAGTAACAAAACTCCATGGGATAATAATGAATATCACTAAATTTGTTTAGTTTTTCATAGGAAGCAAAACATGCTGCTCAATAATCCATCATAAGAAAATATTTCCAATCCTGATAGAATATGTAAGTAAGAGGTTGTAAAAAAAATTAACTTCTACCCTGGGTTAAATCTTTTTCGAACAAACCCagaagggttttcctttttttttttctttcctttctcccaCTCTTTTCCTTTTTTTCACCTAAGGTAAAACAATGAATGGTGAAAACAAAATTCCTCAATTGTAATAACCAAAACCTGTTTTCTAGTACTCCGAGCTAAATCCGGTTCAGTTCTGCTGCACTACGAGCTGATCCAGCTGGACTTGCTCGAGCCATGCTCCTAACATAGCATGATCcaatgattcgatttgggtttctGAAGGAGTAGCTGAAACGCCTGAAACTTGTGCTCCAAGCTTCTCTTTCATGTCTGTTGGAGATTCCTTAACGAGGGATTGAACCCATGAAAGATCAGGCTCTTCCCCATTACCCAGCTCGAAAGAATTCGATCTTCGAAGCTTACCTAATTCGTCTGAGCTAACAGCCCAGTCTGGCTTACCATTATTAGAGACTCCCCATTTCGACCAGGAACTAGAATTAACCGGCGAGCCGACAACTGCTGCAGAGCTTGAGCCAAGTTCCCGGGAGCTGAGGCTGCGAAATTGATGCTTATCGCGTTGAGCTAACAGAGACATACGAGAGCTCATAGGCGAGATCGGTTCCATATTACGAGGGGACATTCTTCCAGATGATCCAAAAGATGCCTGCAAAAGAGGGTGGTCAGCGTTTTTCGGGGAATAGTTTGTGTTAATTGGAGATAGCATAGTTTGCTGCTGCTGGAATTGGTTGAGGACGGCGGACTTATGCGTTGGCGAGAAAACGGCGGCAGCATGCAATTCTCGATCGGAGTATCGAGGAGACAAGCTCTCTGTGGAGAATAGATCATCGAGGTTCGACGGTGTTAGGGTCTTCATCCGACCGGAAGAACGGTTCAGAGAGTTAGACAATTCATTCAAcagctgctgctgctgttgttgtttctGCATATCGTATTCTGCCAGCATGTTTAAGTCCTCCGTCGGAATATCGCGTGCATTGATGGAGGACCTCAACCGACTAGATTGAAAATTGCTTCCAGGGAGATGCAAAGCCGGAACATTCGGCTGAGGCCAAGGCGCGTTATTGGCAGATGGAGACATAGGTGGAGTGAACGGTGAAGGAGACATGACATTAACCGAGGATGATGGAGAACCTGGCAAGAGACTCATGGCGGCAGCAGCGAAATCCATCGATCGAGGTGAAAGAACAGCCGATCCTGTGGAGACATACAACGGACGGAGTTCCTCAGGCATGTGCGCGAAGAAACAAACTCTCCGCGCACAACTAGTACCATCCTTGCAGAGACGGGTTCGATACTGTGCAGGGTGTAGCCAGCACTCAAAAACACCATGAGCATACTCGCACATGTCTTGACGTCTACAAGCACCCTTACGGAAATCGGGACATGGAACACAGCTGTAATGGAACTTTCTAGGATCTCTTCTGCGAGCATTTTCACCAGGATGAACAAATGGGCACTCTGTCCAATCATGTGAGTATGCACGTGAACAAGGCCGAACCTTAAACGAATACATCCGAAACTCATCAGTAGAGTAGATGCTGTTCTTGATGTCCGGAAGAGATGGATCGATAGGGTATTCTTTCTTCTCTGAAACAAACTTCATCGGTGACCCATTCTCCAAGGAGGGCGAGGGAGGTGGCGATATCGAATTCGATATTGACACCCTCAGGTTTGGCACGGAAACTTGACAATCAGTTGCGAGAAGCTGTTCGAGTGTTCCTCTACAATGCCGGAGATTCGGAGGAACAATGATAACATCGACAGGGCGATGATCATTGATATCAGCTATGTTTGGATCAGCACCGGCAGCTAAAAGCAGCTTGACAACATCTACAACGTTAAGAGCGCCACCAGACGCAGCACAGTGAAGGGCAGTGCTCTTATCGAGACCACAGGATGAATTTACGTCTGCATCGGAGGACGATAGGATGATTTTGATTATATCGAGACTGCCATACGTAGCAGCAACCATAAGAGGAGTTCTTTGTTCATTAACCATCTGTTTGGAACCCTTCTTTCGGCCATACCATTGTCCAGCCTCATCGACGGCTGAAGGGTCGCGCTCGATTGATCTTCTAAAGCCTTCTACATCGTTGTTAGCAGCAAGCTCAAGCAGGCTTGCAAAAGTATCTTCCGTCTCAACAGTCAAATGATTCATCATATCTAATTCAATCAAAACATGAGATTGATTTGGAGGTAGCAGAGGTTTTAATCGCTCTGATCCATTGCACATACTTCCATTAGCAACTCAACCTGTGTTTACGAAAATCAAATCATTATTAGACAATCAGTCCTAAACTAACACATAGTACAAGATTATAAACATGCATCAGATCATCTGAATAATAAATTACTATAGAGACCATAACATAATATTTCATAATCACTAGAAAATCCCACAAAAATtaaatcaaagtaaaaaaaaattataaattcatAGAAATGTAAGGAAAAAACCCATTTCTAAGCTATATATAGGACATAATTGAAAAGGAAAAAATAATCTCACAGTACTATGTTTAGGCCAAATAATTTGGACATAAAAGTCAAAGCCAGTAAATTGACATCatctttaaaagaaaaaaaaaatctatgtcaatGATCGGAGAAGAAGATGGGTTTAATAGATTTTCTGATAAAGCAAATGATTTTACTTCTGAAatattaatgaaaaaaaaaaaaatcttaaaagcAGAACTAGTACTTTCAGCCTCTCTGGTTTTTTCCGGGCAACCAAACAGAAGGTAGAGAAAAACagcataaataaaaagtaaataatTTGATAAATCTCTAGATATTTGGTCAAGCAAAGGTCAggtttttatattaatttttcacaGAAAATCTTACCGGGTTGTTCTTGGCCGGCTAAGAAAGTGAGAAAAAAAATCCCATGAGAAGAAAATACACAGATCTATAAGAGAAAAGGAATCAATTTTCCCGAGAAAATCTGATGAGCGAGAAAATAGTGAGAGTGAAGAGAGTGTGAGAGATGCTAGCGGCTGCTTCTTCTTCCATCTCCAGTTTACAaatgcaaaaaataaaaataaattaatcaGAAAAATAATATCTCTATAATGGAAAAGGATACATTGGATCGGCCTTTTAATGTTCCAATTATATAAGGACGCGTGCTAGGTGAAGGGTAATAAAGTAAAATTGAGAAGGAATGAAGATAAACATGTCAACGTCTGTTTAGCCTTAGCTACTGTTCGATGATGACTCAGCGAATCTTTGATTGGCTATTTGTCTGATAGATGATGCGGTTTTTGACAGACAAGCTTAATTTTGTCGTGTAataattcctttttttttttttacctactTGGTGAGTCAATCAAACTCCATTGAAATTCAACCCAAATTTTCCTtatttttgtaaataaaaataatagtatgattcatcaaaaaattatatatatatggagGAAAAATAAAAAGAAGTCacagtattttatatatatatatatatttgactgTGGATAATTTATTTGACCTATTGactatgtgttttttttttagttattgactattattagtactatatattttaatataatttttttttgaatttttagtATCTTTTTTAATATTTTTCTTTACACAGTACTTGTCTAATTTATGCACTCgatcaaattattatcattatatagtactacttcaaaaatatgaatattaactttcaaaaaagaatatatatatattatgaatcaATTTGCTTCATCCcgatttttttaatttaatttaaaaaatactTGTTtttaagttaatttaaaaatacttATTAAATTATTCATAGAACCTTTTTATATGGTTGTGCGTCGAATTTTTAAAttctaaatttatttttatatataaaaaatttaaatatatgattctcaaaaaaaaattacaattaaaAGGATCTAGCGTCGAATTGTGGGGAGCGCCTGCCTTCCGTAAGGATGAGGATCTTGGGAACTTGCTTTAAAAGTTTAAAGATAGTCCAATTGGATACCGGAAACACAGTTTGTCGGGTGACCGGTTGAGCCTGTGGGAAAGGGAAAGAGATGACCGGTTAGGTGAGTATAAAGTGCAGCAGTTGACTGGTCTAGCCGGTCAGAGAACGCGCGCGGGCGCGTGGTGTGGGTGGTGGGCGATTAAGTTGTATTTGAGTAATCACTGACGTCCACCAATAACTGATGTACGAAGCTGCACAGTCCTTTTTATTTCGTGTTTTTTTATTTTAGACCGGACTTGAAGGTTTTGGTCAAtcctagtttaattaaattaacatggacaaaaataaaaaattatcaTCAGCAGTACAAACGGATTAATTGATGTGAGCCGAAGTTTCAGTTCGGTTTATTCATTTATATTGAGTTTATTTTAggtttatatttacttatttttaGAATTTTCACGTGAGATCAAATATTGGAAAATATgagatatattattaaaataaaatattcgAAACGTGAACTTTTtgcttttaaaaattaaaattaatattgtacatATTGGGAACTCCAGGTGCCATCACCCATCACATTGTCACAAATAAAATGTGAAAAAAAGCAGCCGCACAAGTTGCCTTCACATTCAAATAAACAGTGAGAGAAAATATGTGAGTTGGTCCTCGCTCTTTTTGTATTCACGCAATTAAATTCTCTTCTTTTAGTTTTATATGACTCTGTCCTTTATACAAGTCTTTTTCTTTATTGAAAGTGGAAATTCATCTGCTCTTCGAttcatgtgaatatatatataaaatgatcaatttttttttttttttaattcaaaccTTCGATATATTAAAGATGGAGAAGATACCTCAACCATTAAATCATTATCAAATCAATAAAATATAGGACCGAATTTTCACTTATTATTCTTGTTTTAACATTTAAATAAAAAAGTACAGTAAATACTTTAATTTCTTTTTCTGAAATGGCAGCATGGCTAATTGAGTACATGGGGTATTGTTATGTCAGTAGGGTGCAAATCGCCAAATCATGGACCGAAGAGATAAATGAACTTGGAGCGACATGTCAACTAACTCTGCCCCTTTCTACTACTATTTCAGAATTATACGTATGAGTTAGAATGTCGTTTACACGAATCCTCTTTAGTATTTCAATAAAAGTTGTTAATTAATACCGTCTCTAAATATATACCTTTCATCCTATATAATatgtaatttatataaaaataaaaaacatgTATTTAAAGATATATGAGTAATTTATTAaacgatattttaatttcatcaaaatatataatattttgatgcgGAAATAGGTATATTTTTCATTACCAAAAATGACTTGGAGCCTTCATTTTCAATGAATTAGagcttttgcagttaatttgaatttttttaataaaatgcaCCTATAGACCAgagttatttaatttaaaatttacaTGATATAACACCTCATTTTTACACAtatttattaaaagttgacttaaTTAAGAATGCATAACAAactcattataattattttgagttATTTTAAAATTTGTAGTTCTATTATAATTTTATATCTAATTTTTTATTTGTAATAAATAGAGTAAAAAATAAATAGACAAGTACCTAAACTCGATTCGacaataaaatatatatttgaagcaatttaattttattgataagatttatatttatagttttagTTCAAAATAATTGTTTGATTAATTACGATTAATATATTAATAGTTTTttcttttgataaaaattacaattaATAGTTTACATGCCAAATAATATAAAAAATTtcacatatattaaaatataatgtaCGATATAAATAATGACGTATTTCATATAGGatgcataattttttttttagttgCATTATATGTGGCAGCCCAGATAATATTCATAACTCTCTAATACTGCTAACTTATCGCAATGGATAATGCTAGTTTAATTCTATTTATTTCTATGTACTgcataaactttcaagcttaacaTGTGATTCCGGGACATTAAACTTCAGAAATCATACTTAAACTACGCATTATGTACTTATGTTCATTCACAGAAAACTTTCTATTACTACAAGTCAATGAAATTTTTATTTTGGCTCCACAACTTTTACTGAGACCGATTACAATTATCCCACTGAACTGTAACTCGAATGAGCAACGAATGACACTACACTTGTGAGATGTGACGTGACAGTACTAAATTAAATCAttgagtatatgtatatatagaattgTTAATTTAATGAAAATACTATTGATTTGTTTGATATgaaaataattttaatattaatggaaAAATAGAAAGGCCGTAATTTGTTGGATTCTCCTTCGCCATCTCTTCAATTATCTCGTcttccatagttatattaatgtgaTGTAAACATGGAAGGAGAACAAATTCTATGTCGACCGTCACAATCTTATCGGATTCTACTATATGCATATatgtacacacatatatatatatatattttaaaaagaaAACCACCAGGGATTAATTATATTTACAAACATTTTATATATTCTTGCTATAGGACTGTGACGTGAAAAAAAGAAATGGGCGGCTTTCTCCAGCGTCCTAACAAGGGGACCAAGGTGGGTCTCACCGTCACACGCGGCGGAGTGTGGTTGTTCGGACGGCTACAATAATCTAGCATTAATATATTCTATTTTTCTCTTCTCTTCCATTTTTTACTTGCTAGTAGTACTATATAGATGAAGAAAACAACAGTTCATGAATGAATATTTAACATATTTATTAGTGAAAAATGAAAACAATTGTTCACTGtatatatagtatgtatatatatatatatatatatatccatcgtGCATGGCTTTTTGTTTAACAGTTTAAATTCGAAGACATTGATGATGAGTCGCTTTCATTCGAGCAAGAGGCTCatttatgaacatatcaagaaagcttTTATAGATGGGAAAAACTATTGCTAATTGTTGTTTTAATTTACATATAACCGGGGAAATAATTGGTTATCCAACTgatttcatgcaatcaatgtaaatGAATTGAATCGAACTTAAACTGATTACAACCGATTGATTGCTCCAATTTTGTTTCAAAAACATTAATCTATCGTTGATTTGATATGTTAATATCGACTAGAATCGGAATGAATCAATCTATTTCTACCGAATCGACCTAATCTCATCAACTTAGAATCGAACCGGCCAATTTCAATCAAACTTTCAGCTTTAAAATGTAAGCCGATAGTCATATTCCCCAAATGTGCAGACAATTAAATTATCAAAGGATGAATTTAATGGTCAATGAAAGGCCCAAGCCCATCCAGAATTATAAAAAAAGGAAAAGCCCAGTCATGGTAGAGTCATGATGTCGCGAAAAGGCAGGGTAAAGTTAGCCGATGGGCTTGAACCAAAGGAATTAATATAACATTTTTTTTGAAGCAACAATTTGTtcatgtatttttatttttatttttattttttatatggaAAGAAGGGAGATTACTAAAAGGAAATCATTGAAAGCTACAATCTCCAAAGGAAACCGCCCGTCCTATACCGACGGTGGTCGGGATGTACTTTTATTTTTGACCTCCGCATGTCAAGATTTACTTCCC containing:
- the LOC139883693 gene encoding uncharacterized protein, translating into MNNCELIYSIKIKCDATNLLHLDKWGLRSVARDHQARILSCQSSSYIGGTPNIALAWATLFFKFNESSTDQMQKNKLLELEAGEVQNQPLIWKSEEQPDSISSSQSMLSLTIGRVMATLLSSRSKKLQQSISRLSPDSKMSSLDSVEESLWFLHKYVRDAADRNEVLDQILVPMIEHSLRSKDSKHHCQVVIVLNWLFLDEILFKALATNLANIISRKDDHYIAFGWCTLVRSLVEYESQADQTLLNGIRENHCALLKILSSSIPQLSHIVCKGSTLQHGFELPSRLSVSAADCLLALTEALAKKSGVSSSRAQSSNSHLASHVIRQKAVDIGNKYSIQTCRSFEISDLEMKDILWDQLAELIILAEKLLAWSRKSRHLHAKGLERLLKWLHEIKGSENVKAGPLLLSSCWKHYSTLLHLDDRSFLQRTKDLLDQYLSGLQYYTDNNEEDNDSAVETRKFFLTCLCLLLGRFHGNKFGSTVSEFGIQISRVLLSQLHCHNEDVIEGVICILKTVIFGPGYLSGSCLPDTTQMDAVVPLLLHFLDERDGAARAVVMLIAEYCLVSPNDHCLKEVINHLASGNLSQRRNAMDVVSEIINISSNSVSVNTHVAWQDIAYCLLDCLGDEEVVIREQASNLLPMIDPSVTLPSLVSLVYSSDEKVQSCATNALIGVLKHNNSKVEVICQLLDSLRNASPSFIVNNSLSRFTSSNLHQTLDLPEATEQVAEGSKLDTGRVFNLILEWSNSVKEWKALIGPLLDKMFSEPSNAILVRFMSLISEHLVEIMDEVLNRVLLLMKKQDEVDECMMTRSESRTSTRDNSVKTEQCLFKRLCPLLVIRVLPLSAFNDLSSSSMYGELYKEGSIRGYRDISDIDNNCVAAILLNRALSKFEFEDVRKLAAELCGRIHPKVLLPIICFQLEDAANSQDTMKSKACLFSICTSLVVRSTDTVTHPLMLEIRKVLETILLWPPSDQDETLKAQHGCIDCLALMICAEVEVLKILKVSSMKKMSITSDTSPASWNSVLSYVITRLINREVQETVPLSFCLCMANVLISACQKIPASGKKTFAQNALPLIIRSAKEVNNPEIRAACIQILFSAVYHLKSAVLPYSSDLFELSLKFLIKDSEKERIAGAKLMASIMASEDEILECVSGKLLEARSVLLRVSSSDSSPNLQQMCQQLLACMT
- the LOC139883696 gene encoding zinc finger CCCH domain-containing protein 30, translated to MMNHLTVETEDTFASLLELAANNDVEGFRRSIERDPSAVDEAGQWYGRKKGSKQMVNEQRTPLMVAATYGSLDIIKIILSSSDADVNSSCGLDKSTALHCAASGGALNVVDVVKLLLAAGADPNIADINDHRPVDVIIVPPNLRHCRGTLEQLLATDCQVSVPNLRVSISNSISPPPSPSLENGSPMKFVSEKKEYPIDPSLPDIKNSIYSTDEFRMYSFKVRPCSRAYSHDWTECPFVHPGENARRRDPRKFHYSCVPCPDFRKGACRRQDMCEYAHGVFECWLHPAQYRTRLCKDGTSCARRVCFFAHMPEELRPLYVSTGSAVLSPRSMDFAAAAMSLLPGSPSSSVNVMSPSPFTPPMSPSANNAPWPQPNVPALHLPGSNFQSSRLRSSINARDIPTEDLNMLAEYDMQKQQQQQQLLNELSNSLNRSSGRMKTLTPSNLDDLFSTESLSPRYSDRELHAAAVFSPTHKSAVLNQFQQQQTMLSPINTNYSPKNADHPLLQASFGSSGRMSPRNMEPISPMSSRMSLLAQRDKHQFRSLSSRELGSSSAAVVGSPVNSSSWSKWGVSNNGKPDWAVSSDELGKLRRSNSFELGNGEEPDLSWVQSLVKESPTDMKEKLGAQVSGVSATPSETQIESLDHAMLGAWLEQVQLDQLVVQQN